A genome region from Streptomyces xanthophaeus includes the following:
- a CDS encoding S8 family peptidase encodes MSVTLLAGSATATASVAAAVENPGAAPAATVAPTAPVENLIVGYKSSATEASSNSAAADDAAAKGKKAGKKAKFDRRLGTGAALVNLGGTVAPAAAADVIAQFRADPDVAYVEPDTRAYAMAVTPNDTEYAKQWDLFEPTAGMNVPGAWDKTTGSGVTVAVIDTGYVAHSDVAPNIVAGYDFISTASEARDGNGRDSNPADEGDWNATDGECGTGSKASTSSWHGTHVAGTIAAATNNSKGVAGIAYGAKIQPVRVLGKCGGATSDIVDAITWASGGSVAGVPANATPAKVINMSLGGSGTCGTSYQNAINAAVARGTTVVVAAGNSNANASGFSPASCNNVINVASTNRAGDRSYYSNFGSIIDIAAPGGETRRATDTPGTVTTPENAILSTLNAGTTTPGAEIYKPYQGTSMAAPHIAGLAALLKSANTSLTPAQIESAIKTNARPLAGTCTGGCGAGLADAAATVAAVTSTQPTSGFENTTDFAIGDNTTVESPITVSGVSGNAPATLKVGVNIVHSYIGDLKVDLVAPDGSVYNLHNRSGSSTDNINQVYTVNASSEAANGTWKLRVNDNAGGDTGKIDSWNLTF; translated from the coding sequence ATGTCCGTCACCCTGCTCGCCGGCTCCGCCACGGCCACCGCCTCCGTGGCCGCGGCCGTCGAGAACCCCGGCGCGGCACCGGCGGCCACGGTCGCCCCGACCGCGCCGGTCGAGAACCTCATCGTCGGATACAAGTCCTCGGCCACCGAGGCCAGCTCGAACAGCGCAGCGGCCGACGACGCCGCCGCCAAGGGCAAGAAGGCCGGCAAGAAGGCGAAGTTCGACCGCCGCCTCGGCACCGGAGCCGCCCTCGTCAACCTCGGCGGAACGGTCGCCCCGGCCGCCGCGGCCGACGTGATCGCCCAGTTCCGCGCCGACCCGGACGTCGCCTACGTGGAGCCGGACACCCGCGCCTACGCCATGGCCGTCACCCCGAACGACACCGAGTACGCCAAGCAGTGGGACCTCTTCGAGCCCACCGCCGGCATGAACGTCCCCGGTGCCTGGGACAAGACCACGGGCTCCGGCGTCACCGTCGCCGTGATCGACACCGGCTACGTCGCCCACTCGGACGTCGCCCCGAACATCGTCGCCGGCTACGACTTCATCTCCACCGCCTCCGAGGCCCGCGACGGCAACGGCCGTGACAGCAACCCGGCCGACGAGGGCGACTGGAACGCCACCGACGGCGAGTGCGGCACCGGCTCCAAGGCCAGCACCTCCTCCTGGCACGGCACCCACGTCGCGGGCACCATCGCCGCGGCCACCAACAACTCCAAGGGTGTCGCCGGCATCGCCTACGGCGCGAAGATCCAGCCCGTCCGCGTGCTCGGCAAGTGCGGCGGTGCCACCTCGGACATCGTCGACGCCATCACCTGGGCGTCCGGCGGCTCCGTCGCGGGCGTCCCGGCCAACGCCACCCCGGCCAAGGTCATCAACATGAGCCTCGGCGGCTCGGGCACCTGCGGCACCAGCTACCAGAACGCCATCAACGCCGCCGTCGCCCGCGGTACGACCGTCGTCGTCGCCGCCGGCAACAGCAACGCCAACGCGTCCGGCTTCTCGCCCGCCAGCTGCAACAACGTGATCAACGTGGCGTCGACGAACCGCGCCGGCGACCGCTCGTACTACTCGAACTTCGGCTCGATCATCGACATCGCCGCCCCGGGCGGTGAGACCCGCCGCGCCACCGACACGCCCGGCACCGTCACCACCCCCGAGAACGCGATCCTCTCCACCCTGAACGCCGGCACCACCACCCCCGGTGCCGAGATCTACAAGCCCTACCAGGGCACCAGCATGGCCGCCCCGCACATCGCGGGCCTGGCCGCCCTGCTGAAGTCGGCGAACACCTCGCTGACCCCGGCCCAGATCGAGTCGGCGATCAAGACCAACGCCCGCCCGCTGGCCGGTACCTGCACCGGTGGCTGCGGCGCCGGCCTCGCCGACGCGGCCGCGACCGTCGCCGCGGTGACCTCGACCCAGCCCACCTCGGGCTTCGAGAACACCACGGACTTCGCCATCGGCGACAACACCACGGTGGAGAGCCCGATCACCGTCAGCGGTGTCTCCGGCAACGCCCCGGCCACCCTCAAGGTGGGCGTGAACATCGTGCACAGCTACATCGGTGACCTCAAGGTCGACCTCGTCGCCCCCGACGGCAGCGTCTACAACCTGCACAACCGTTCCGGCAGCAGCACCGACAACATCAACCAGGTCTACACCGTGAACGCCTCCTCCGAGGCCGCGAACGGCACCTGGAAGCTGCGGGTCAACGACAACGCCGGCGGCGACACCGGCAAGATCGACTCCTGGAACCTGACCTTCTGA
- a CDS encoding DUF1996 domain-containing protein yields the protein MVNEHRLLTLAVCLVLGGGLIAAVLGASRAAGPRAGAADGRPVASDYVDIRDVPRLPAAAPAPGTEGSTGSVVVDCGRNEESHYNEDNLVVSPGLPGGAHHTHAYVGNLSTDALSTEASLDAARTSCRGGDRSTYYWPVLRRPDRPGTRPHEDSAGHGNVGEIVPETSVLVEFHGNPVSKVVPMPRFLRAMTGDAVAYTADSEADVRARWGCSGSPDRATTRYPRCPAGERVTRTLVFPSCWNGLDTVGVTHRSHLLFAAANGVCPKDTFPVPELRVSLAYQIPPGLNVALDSFPEQRHSPKTDHAMFVNAMTDRQMAAIVACINEGRDCRT from the coding sequence ATGGTGAACGAACACCGGCTGCTCACTCTCGCCGTCTGCCTGGTCCTGGGCGGCGGGCTGATCGCAGCCGTACTGGGGGCGTCGCGGGCGGCCGGTCCGCGCGCCGGGGCGGCGGACGGGCGGCCGGTCGCGTCCGACTACGTGGACATACGCGATGTCCCGCGCCTACCGGCGGCCGCTCCCGCCCCCGGGACCGAGGGATCCACCGGGTCGGTGGTGGTGGATTGCGGTCGCAACGAGGAGAGCCACTACAACGAGGACAACCTCGTGGTCTCGCCCGGGCTTCCGGGCGGCGCCCATCACACGCACGCCTACGTGGGGAACCTCTCCACCGACGCGCTGTCGACGGAGGCCTCGCTGGACGCGGCACGCACGAGCTGCAGGGGCGGCGACCGGTCCACGTACTACTGGCCCGTCCTGCGTCGCCCCGACCGCCCGGGAACGCGCCCGCACGAGGATTCGGCGGGGCACGGGAACGTCGGCGAGATCGTGCCGGAGACCTCTGTCCTGGTGGAGTTCCACGGCAACCCCGTGAGCAAGGTGGTGCCGATGCCGCGCTTCCTGCGCGCCATGACCGGCGACGCCGTCGCGTACACGGCGGACAGCGAGGCCGACGTCCGGGCCCGCTGGGGTTGTTCGGGCTCCCCGGACCGGGCCACCACCCGTTACCCGCGCTGCCCCGCGGGCGAGCGCGTCACCCGCACCCTGGTCTTCCCGAGCTGCTGGAACGGCCTCGACACCGTCGGCGTCACGCACCGCTCGCACCTGCTCTTCGCCGCCGCGAACGGCGTCTGCCCGAAGGACACCTTCCCGGTGCCGGAACTGCGCGTCTCCCTCGCCTACCAGATCCCCCCGGGGCTGAACGTGGCCCTCGACTCCTTCCCCGAGCAGCGGCACAGCCCGAAGACCGATCACGCGATGTTCGTGAACGCGATGACCGACCGGCAGATGGCCGCGATCGTCGCCTGCATCAACGAGGGCCGCGACTGCCGGACCTGA
- a CDS encoding DUF1838 family protein: MTSELTPAELLHAFARTRASLDGAEVTYWWTGDVHSWAPGEPYRRLFGFEGLNVARLVADEELGGYQLLSREAAFYLDPVTREILEIWQDKPVVHVWNDPANQKWRPFPVPLTELGDQVCFSLEIPLAYPSPLPVAQYPAHSADDTYRALELFQFFAPATTLNTDAVSVPATMSWTRMSPWLPWMEQGQRPGGLTFHCRGRKLDSYAQVPERTRAYIAGHHPEFAHAPEKWSEPNETSWTYFRTLHPPR; this comes from the coding sequence ATGACATCAGAGCTGACACCCGCCGAGCTCCTGCACGCATTCGCCCGCACCCGCGCCTCGCTCGACGGCGCCGAGGTCACCTACTGGTGGACCGGGGACGTCCACTCCTGGGCCCCGGGCGAGCCCTACCGGCGCCTCTTCGGCTTCGAAGGGCTCAACGTCGCCCGCCTCGTGGCGGACGAGGAGCTCGGCGGCTACCAGCTCCTGTCCAGGGAGGCCGCGTTCTACCTCGATCCCGTGACCCGGGAGATCCTGGAGATCTGGCAGGACAAGCCCGTGGTCCACGTGTGGAACGATCCGGCCAACCAGAAGTGGCGGCCCTTCCCGGTCCCCCTGACGGAACTGGGCGACCAGGTCTGCTTCAGCCTGGAGATCCCGCTGGCCTACCCCTCGCCCCTGCCGGTCGCGCAGTACCCCGCCCACTCGGCCGACGACACCTACCGCGCCCTGGAGCTGTTCCAGTTCTTCGCGCCCGCGACCACACTGAACACCGATGCGGTGAGCGTCCCCGCCACGATGTCCTGGACCCGGATGTCCCCGTGGCTGCCCTGGATGGAACAGGGGCAGCGCCCCGGCGGCCTCACCTTCCACTGCCGCGGCCGCAAGCTGGACTCGTACGCGCAGGTCCCGGAACGCACCCGCGCCTACATCGCCGGGCACCACCCCGAATTCGCCCACGCCCCGGAGAAGTGGAGCGAGCCGAACGAGACCAGCTGGACGTACTTCCGCACGCTCCACCCGCCGCGGTAG
- a CDS encoding helix-turn-helix transcriptional regulator — protein sequence MVAATGHADTSVGHGELIKAVDRALTTHGRALLTGPAGAGKTEVVRAVAAAAASRRETVLSLAPEAADQWIPEASAAALLASVPGGALEQLSGPQRTAIALLRREADAPRAGRDHIALRLAVVEVLRRLADRDPVLLVLDNAQWLDAESTDLLRFALRLTPPRVRVLVAECVQGGVPVGEPLCGPGVPAIRVPPLGADEVAELLVRHGLPARLAGRIHQASGGNPRLALALGHSLAEAAEARDSSAHHADTLPVSGQAREVARRLLAAAPAQARRTLLLAALATRPTLSLLRRAGRPDAEAELAEAERAALVRVGEDGSVEFTAGALPTALAADAGWPERSAGHAALAAAVDDPVQAVRHRALAVDTPDQWLAEEITEAAAACRRRGQRALAAELGLLAAERTPSWLAGAELARLVAAAEDAGWSGRADLARRATGAVLARDASPADRVRARLAVIDAAGQALGALDETIAYAMDEAAGDPSLQAAVQLRIAWKHNLSDGDPVRSRDAAARAGALAALGGDQVAEAMALTVRARMGRILGDPGAEAILAEALALPAPEVPLGMRNAPQYLAVRHALFDDGLDDARRQLMVLLPAVQRTGSAEDVFEVLRSLTEVELRSGRCEAASAHARRALELTIDAGLSPGPAWYVAAMAEAMGGSFARAAGYARRGIQASQEEHDQVFLSRSLHALGLVELATGEAAKAVATLRRVAELEAAQQVVDPSILRWHGELAEALIAADAPEEAARLLSSVRTVAVGLGRTGVVAALDRARGLCLSAQGDADAAVHLLETTAQRFEVLRLPLERGRTLLALARVERRRRRRAPARAALRAAAEVFDRAGAAPWTELAREPAPGDGAGARVPAAATLTEAETRLALLVSQGASNQEAAAKLFLSVKTVEARLTRIYQKLDVRSRAQLATALRTR from the coding sequence GTGGTGGCGGCGACGGGGCACGCTGACACAAGTGTCGGACACGGAGAACTGATCAAGGCGGTCGACCGCGCGCTGACCACGCACGGCCGGGCGCTCCTGACCGGACCGGCCGGCGCGGGCAAGACCGAGGTGGTGCGCGCCGTCGCGGCCGCGGCCGCATCGCGCCGCGAGACCGTGCTGAGCCTCGCCCCCGAGGCCGCCGACCAATGGATACCCGAGGCGTCCGCCGCCGCCCTCCTCGCCTCCGTACCCGGCGGCGCCCTGGAACAGCTCTCCGGCCCCCAGCGCACCGCCATCGCCCTCCTGCGGCGCGAGGCCGACGCCCCCCGGGCCGGCCGCGACCACATCGCCCTGCGCCTCGCCGTGGTCGAGGTGCTGCGGAGGCTCGCCGACCGCGACCCCGTCCTGCTCGTCCTCGACAACGCCCAGTGGCTCGACGCCGAGAGCACCGACCTGCTCCGCTTCGCCCTGCGCCTCACCCCGCCCCGCGTACGGGTCCTGGTCGCCGAATGCGTCCAGGGCGGCGTCCCGGTGGGCGAACCCCTCTGCGGCCCCGGCGTCCCCGCCATCCGGGTACCCCCGCTGGGCGCCGACGAGGTCGCCGAACTCCTCGTCCGCCACGGCCTCCCGGCCCGCCTCGCCGGCCGGATCCACCAGGCCAGCGGCGGCAACCCGCGCCTCGCCCTCGCCCTCGGCCACTCCCTCGCCGAAGCCGCCGAGGCCCGCGACAGCAGTGCCCACCACGCCGACACCCTGCCCGTCTCCGGACAGGCCCGCGAGGTGGCCCGCCGGCTCCTCGCCGCCGCCCCCGCCCAGGCCCGCCGCACCCTGCTGCTCGCCGCCCTCGCCACCCGCCCCACCCTCTCCCTGCTGCGCCGCGCCGGCCGCCCCGACGCCGAGGCCGAGCTGGCCGAGGCGGAACGGGCCGCGCTGGTCAGGGTGGGCGAGGACGGCTCCGTGGAGTTCACCGCCGGCGCCCTGCCCACCGCGCTCGCCGCCGACGCCGGCTGGCCCGAACGCTCCGCCGGACACGCGGCCCTGGCCGCCGCCGTCGACGATCCCGTCCAGGCCGTACGCCACCGCGCGCTGGCCGTGGACACCCCCGACCAGTGGCTCGCCGAGGAGATCACCGAGGCCGCCGCGGCCTGCCGCCGCCGGGGCCAGCGCGCGCTCGCCGCCGAACTGGGCCTGCTCGCCGCCGAACGGACGCCGTCCTGGCTGGCCGGCGCGGAACTGGCCCGCCTGGTCGCGGCCGCCGAGGACGCCGGCTGGTCCGGCCGCGCCGACCTCGCCCGCCGCGCCACCGGGGCCGTCCTGGCCCGCGACGCCTCGCCCGCCGACCGCGTACGGGCCCGGCTCGCCGTGATCGACGCCGCCGGGCAGGCCCTGGGCGCCCTCGACGAGACCATCGCGTACGCCATGGACGAGGCCGCCGGGGACCCCTCGCTCCAGGCCGCCGTCCAGCTGCGGATCGCCTGGAAGCACAACCTCAGCGACGGCGACCCGGTCCGCTCCCGCGACGCCGCCGCCCGCGCCGGCGCGCTCGCCGCACTCGGCGGCGACCAGGTCGCCGAGGCCATGGCCCTGACCGTACGGGCCCGCATGGGCCGCATCCTCGGCGACCCGGGCGCCGAGGCGATCCTGGCCGAGGCCCTCGCCCTGCCCGCCCCCGAGGTGCCCCTCGGCATGCGCAACGCACCCCAGTACCTCGCCGTCCGGCACGCCCTCTTCGACGACGGCCTCGACGACGCCCGCCGCCAGCTGATGGTCCTGCTGCCCGCCGTCCAGCGCACCGGCTCCGCCGAGGACGTCTTCGAGGTCCTGCGCAGCCTCACCGAGGTCGAACTGCGCAGCGGCCGGTGCGAGGCCGCCTCCGCCCATGCCCGCCGGGCCCTGGAGCTCACGATCGACGCGGGCCTCTCGCCCGGCCCCGCCTGGTACGTCGCCGCGATGGCCGAGGCCATGGGCGGCAGCTTCGCCCGGGCCGCCGGCTACGCCCGGCGCGGCATCCAGGCCTCGCAGGAGGAGCACGACCAGGTCTTCCTCTCCCGCAGCCTGCACGCGCTCGGCCTCGTCGAACTCGCCACGGGAGAAGCGGCGAAGGCCGTCGCCACCCTGCGCCGCGTCGCCGAGCTGGAGGCCGCCCAGCAGGTGGTGGACCCCTCGATCCTGCGCTGGCACGGGGAGCTCGCCGAGGCCCTGATCGCCGCCGACGCACCCGAGGAGGCGGCCCGGCTGCTGTCCTCCGTCCGCACGGTCGCCGTCGGCCTCGGCCGTACCGGGGTCGTCGCGGCGCTCGACCGGGCCCGCGGGCTGTGCCTGTCCGCCCAGGGTGACGCCGACGCGGCCGTGCACCTGCTGGAGACCACCGCACAGCGCTTCGAGGTCCTGCGGCTGCCGCTGGAACGCGGCCGTACGCTGCTCGCCCTCGCCCGGGTGGAGCGCCGACGACGCCGGCGCGCGCCGGCCCGTGCGGCACTCAGGGCCGCGGCCGAGGTCTTCGACCGGGCCGGGGCCGCCCCCTGGACGGAGCTCGCCAGGGAGCCGGCCCCCGGCGACGGCGCCGGTGCGCGGGTCCCGGCGGCCGCGACCCTGACCGAGGCCGAGACCCGGCTCGCGCTGCTGGTCAGCCAGGGTGCCAGCAACCAGGAGGCCGCGGCGAAGCTGTTCCTCAGCGTCAAGACGGTGGAGGCCCGGCTGACCCGGATCTACCAGAAGCTCGACGTCCGCTCACGGGCCCAGCTGGCCACCGCGCTGCGCACGCGGTGA
- a CDS encoding DUF5302 domain-containing protein yields MADETDTPQDESPADAAKRKFREALDRNAANAQSQQAHQSRAKVQGASSGPGGKNKKVRRKTG; encoded by the coding sequence ATGGCTGACGAAACCGACACCCCGCAGGACGAGTCCCCGGCCGACGCGGCCAAGCGCAAGTTCCGCGAGGCCCTGGACCGCAACGCCGCGAACGCCCAGTCCCAGCAGGCCCACCAGAGCCGGGCGAAGGTCCAGGGTGCCAGCAGCGGCCCCGGTGGCAAGAACAAGAAGGTCCGCCGCAAGACCGGCTGA
- a CDS encoding rodlin encodes MFKKFMATAAATAAVLGAGAAVATPAMAIGNDNGVNTVNGNGSAQIYGNQETHGKMSPQLGAVQGSLNKLCIGLPAKVNAQSLFALLANVGVQDVNVLSNPQNQQCTENSTQAKGDEALSHIASNIPVLSGNLSAGS; translated from the coding sequence ATGTTCAAGAAGTTCATGGCCACCGCAGCCGCCACCGCCGCCGTGCTCGGCGCGGGTGCCGCAGTCGCCACCCCGGCGATGGCGATCGGCAACGACAACGGCGTCAACACCGTCAACGGCAACGGCTCGGCCCAGATCTACGGCAACCAGGAGACCCACGGCAAGATGAGCCCGCAGCTCGGCGCCGTCCAGGGCTCACTCAACAAGCTCTGCATCGGCCTGCCGGCCAAGGTCAACGCCCAGTCCCTGTTCGCGCTCCTTGCCAACGTCGGTGTCCAGGACGTCAACGTCCTGTCGAACCCGCAGAACCAGCAGTGCACCGAGAACTCCACCCAGGCCAAGGGTGACGAGGCCCTCTCGCACATCGCCAGCAACATCCCGGTCCTCTCCGGAAACCTCTCCGCAGGCAGCTGA
- a CDS encoding anti-sigma factor, whose protein sequence is MNRQRHEEELLGPYVLGVLDPEEIRRVEEHTSGCVQCREEVAALREMEAALGEVPDEAFLDGPPHGGDLLLQRTLRQMRGERAGDARRRAGLAGLAVAASLAAVFWAGTQLGTGDPDAVALPVPPSPTATANPSPPPAGTKVLSATDKASGARMTVQMTPAAKWVRVHAAVMGVPPGERCRLVVVSKNGTRTTAAGWVTGSQENGEAKGASLDGSAAVDPADVKAILVENESGRTFVSVPV, encoded by the coding sequence ATGAACCGGCAGAGGCACGAGGAGGAACTGCTCGGCCCCTACGTACTCGGTGTCCTGGACCCCGAGGAGATCCGCCGGGTCGAGGAACACACGAGCGGATGCGTGCAGTGCCGGGAGGAGGTGGCCGCGTTGCGCGAGATGGAGGCGGCTCTGGGCGAGGTCCCCGACGAGGCGTTCCTCGACGGACCGCCGCATGGCGGTGACCTGCTGCTCCAGCGCACCCTGCGGCAGATGCGCGGTGAGCGCGCCGGTGATGCGCGTCGGCGGGCGGGGCTCGCGGGACTGGCGGTGGCAGCCTCGCTGGCCGCCGTGTTCTGGGCCGGCACCCAGCTGGGTACGGGCGATCCGGACGCCGTCGCGCTGCCTGTGCCGCCGTCCCCGACGGCCACGGCGAACCCTTCCCCGCCGCCCGCAGGGACCAAGGTGCTCTCCGCGACGGACAAGGCCAGCGGTGCGCGGATGACCGTACAGATGACGCCCGCCGCCAAGTGGGTGCGGGTGCACGCGGCGGTCATGGGCGTGCCGCCGGGCGAGCGGTGCCGGCTGGTCGTGGTCTCCAAGAACGGGACGCGGACCACCGCCGCCGGCTGGGTCACGGGCAGCCAGGAGAACGGCGAGGCCAAGGGCGCTTCGCTGGACGGTTCGGCGGCCGTGGACCCGGCGGACGTGAAGGCGATCCTGGTCGAGAACGAGTCGGGCCGGACGTTCGTGTCCGTACCGGTCTGA
- a CDS encoding sigma-70 family RNA polymerase sigma factor: MAGPLWPRTRRGSTDEALIKSVYEEHGHALLAYATRLTGDRAAAEDVVQETLIRAWRHSEVLVNGKGSVRGWLLTVARNIITDRYRAKAARPPEVSGASSAPPVEADHADSVVDSMTVLGALDQLSPEHRDVLKELYYRQLSVAEAADSLGIPAGTVKSRSHYALKALRDVFKSDGFRDIGSREGKRSGRPPQQPAGLREVVA, translated from the coding sequence ATGGCCGGACCACTGTGGCCCCGCACTCGGCGGGGCTCGACCGATGAGGCACTGATCAAGTCGGTGTACGAGGAGCACGGTCACGCCCTGCTCGCGTACGCCACCCGGCTGACCGGAGACCGGGCCGCCGCCGAGGATGTCGTACAGGAGACGCTGATCCGGGCCTGGCGCCACTCCGAGGTGCTGGTCAACGGAAAGGGCTCGGTGCGCGGCTGGCTGCTCACGGTGGCCCGCAACATCATCACCGACCGCTACCGGGCCAAGGCCGCCCGGCCGCCCGAGGTCTCGGGAGCCTCGTCCGCTCCCCCGGTGGAGGCGGACCACGCCGATTCCGTGGTGGACAGCATGACGGTCCTGGGGGCCCTCGATCAGCTGTCGCCGGAACACCGCGACGTCCTGAAGGAGTTGTACTACCGACAGCTCAGCGTCGCCGAGGCGGCCGACAGTCTCGGCATCCCGGCGGGTACGGTCAAATCTCGTTCGCACTACGCCCTCAAGGCGCTGCGCGACGTCTTCAAGAGCGACGGATTCAGGGACATCGGTTCCAGAGAAGGAAAGCGATCGGGCAGGCCGCCCCAGCAGCCCGCCGGACTGCGTGAGGTGGTGGCATGA
- a CDS encoding phosphotransferase family protein, with protein MSSGEGAGDMGADLDGEGWGATRSWAEKRLSGAERIERVERLRGGWTSEMRRLDLGGPDGRRSLVLRSFVKPFFVRHAEGLLTREAEILRLLGDTDVPAATLVAVDATAQYCDHPSLLMSLLPGTVRLDDRDAGDRAELLARQLVRIHQLPTAAHQRPRTYQAWASPESVTPPAATERPELWQRAIDVIRQDPPEYRGRFLHRDFHPGNVLFTSVDGDLRISGVVDWVETSWGPADLDVAHCSTALALLHGVPAGMAFADRYAAAGGTLTEDRTAHLYWRLLDALGFAPDAEKVGVPWRELGRADLTARVLTRRLEDYIQALFERYA; from the coding sequence ATGAGTTCGGGCGAGGGGGCCGGGGACATGGGCGCGGATCTCGACGGTGAGGGCTGGGGTGCCACGCGCTCCTGGGCGGAGAAGCGGCTGTCCGGGGCGGAACGCATCGAGCGGGTCGAGCGGTTGCGCGGCGGCTGGACCTCGGAGATGCGGCGCCTGGACCTGGGCGGCCCGGACGGCCGGCGCTCGCTCGTCCTGCGGTCCTTCGTCAAGCCCTTCTTCGTCCGGCACGCGGAGGGCCTGCTGACCCGCGAAGCGGAGATCCTGCGCCTGCTCGGTGACACGGACGTACCCGCGGCCACGCTGGTGGCGGTGGACGCGACCGCGCAGTACTGCGACCACCCCTCCCTGCTGATGTCCCTGCTGCCGGGAACCGTGCGCCTGGACGACCGGGACGCAGGCGACCGCGCCGAGCTGCTGGCCCGCCAGCTGGTGCGTATCCATCAGCTGCCGACAGCCGCGCACCAGCGGCCCCGCACCTATCAGGCCTGGGCCTCTCCCGAGAGCGTGACGCCGCCCGCGGCCACCGAGCGGCCCGAGCTCTGGCAGCGCGCGATCGACGTCATCCGCCAGGATCCACCGGAGTACCGGGGCCGCTTCCTGCACCGGGACTTCCACCCCGGGAACGTCCTCTTCACCAGCGTGGACGGGGATCTTCGGATCAGTGGCGTCGTCGACTGGGTGGAGACCTCCTGGGGGCCCGCCGACCTGGACGTCGCGCACTGCTCGACGGCCCTCGCCCTGCTGCACGGGGTTCCCGCGGGGATGGCCTTCGCGGACCGCTACGCCGCCGCGGGAGGAACCCTGACCGAGGACCGCACCGCCCACCTGTACTGGCGCCTCCTGGACGCGCTGGGCTTCGCTCCGGACGCGGAGAAGGTCGGCGTCCCCTGGCGTGAGCTGGGCCGCGCCGACCTGACGGCCCGTGTCCTGACCCGGAGGCTGGAGGACTACATCCAGGCCCTCTTCGAGAGGTATGCCTGA
- a CDS encoding glycoside hydrolase family 19 protein, whose product MIRALRLRALALTAAAAVTAGLALTLPSSPAVAATPCAGAWTSSAVYTGGMSASYGGHNWQAKWWTQGETPGTTGQWGVWSDQGSCGGGGQDPDPGNPSGFVVSEAQFNQMFPNRNPFYTYNGLVAALSAYPGFAKTGDDTTKRREAAAFLANVSHETGGLVHIVEQNTANYPHYCDASQPYGCPAGQAAYYGRGPIQLSWNFNYKAAGDALGINLLANPYLVEQDPAVAMKTALWYWNTQNGPGTMTAHAAMVNGAGFGETIRSINGSLECNGGNPAQVQSRISKYQSFTQLLGVTPGNNLGC is encoded by the coding sequence GTGATACGTGCGCTTCGCCTCCGCGCCCTCGCACTCACCGCCGCCGCGGCCGTCACGGCCGGCCTCGCCCTTACCCTCCCCTCCTCCCCCGCCGTCGCCGCGACCCCCTGCGCAGGCGCCTGGACCTCCTCCGCCGTCTACACGGGCGGCATGAGCGCCTCGTACGGCGGACACAACTGGCAGGCGAAGTGGTGGACCCAGGGCGAGACGCCCGGCACCACCGGCCAGTGGGGCGTCTGGTCGGACCAGGGCTCCTGCGGCGGCGGGGGCCAGGACCCGGATCCGGGCAACCCCAGCGGATTCGTGGTCTCCGAGGCCCAGTTCAACCAGATGTTCCCGAACCGGAACCCCTTCTACACCTACAACGGCCTGGTCGCGGCGCTGTCCGCCTACCCCGGGTTCGCCAAGACCGGCGACGACACCACCAAGCGGCGCGAGGCCGCGGCCTTCCTCGCGAACGTCTCCCACGAGACGGGCGGGCTCGTGCACATCGTGGAGCAGAACACCGCCAACTACCCCCACTACTGCGACGCGAGCCAGCCGTACGGCTGTCCCGCGGGACAGGCCGCCTACTACGGCCGCGGGCCCATCCAGCTCAGCTGGAACTTCAACTACAAGGCCGCCGGTGACGCCCTCGGCATCAACCTGCTCGCCAACCCGTACCTCGTGGAGCAGGATCCGGCCGTCGCCATGAAGACGGCGCTCTGGTACTGGAACACCCAGAACGGCCCGGGCACCATGACCGCCCACGCCGCCATGGTGAACGGCGCGGGCTTCGGGGAGACCATCCGCTCGATCAACGGCTCCCTGGAGTGCAACGGCGGCAACCCCGCCCAGGTCCAGAGCCGCATCTCGAAGTACCAGAGCTTCACGCAGCTGCTCGGGGTGACCCCCGGGAACAACCTCGGCTGCTGA